The stretch of DNA AATCGAGCATGAAAATGAGGATAGATGAAAGAACGACCGACCGCGTCGTTGCTTCACCGACACCCCTTGTTCCGCCGGTAGCTGTAAATCCCAGGTAGCAAGCCACTGTGGCTATAGTCATGCCGAAAACGACCGGCTTGATGAGGCCCGCACTGATGTCGGAAAACTGCAGGTATTGGATGGCGATGGACCAGTAAAAGTCGGAGCTGATGTCCAGCGCTGTAACCGAGACGATCCAGCCGCCGATCATACCGCAGGTGTCGCCGATAGCCACAAGGATCGGCAGCATGATGGTCAAGGCAACGAAACGTGTGGATGCCAGCTTTTTGTAAGGATCGGTGCCGAGGGCACGCATGGCATCGATTTGTTCGGTGACGGCCATTGATCCCAGTTCAGCCGTAATGCCCGCTCCTACCCTTCCGGCGGCCACCAAAGAAACAAGCACGGGTCCCAGCTCGCGTACGAGGGCCACGATCAAAACCGAACCGGTGTACATTTTTGCGCCATAGATGGCCATCTCATGGCCGAATTGAAGAGCTAATACAAGACCGGTAAATGTCGAAGTGAGGACAACAATGGATAGGGAACGAACGCCGACGTGGTACATCTGGTCCAGGATGTCGCGGCGATAATAAGGCTTGACAAATGTCAAGAGCAGAGAACGGCCGAACATTTCGAGAAGGCCGTGCAGGAAGACGAGGAAATCGAAGAATTTTTCCCTAGTGTTCGCCACCTCTCTGCAGTAACCTTTCTATTGTAGAGCCGCCTGTTGCGCCCGCAACGCATCGCGAATCTTAAAGTTGACGGCGGCAATATAGGTCATTAAACTGAGAACAAAGGCCACCCGAGCCGCCCCGAAGGGAAGATTCAAGATGCACGTCAGA from candidate division KSB1 bacterium encodes:
- a CDS encoding ABC transporter permease, whose translation is MANTREKFFDFLVFLHGLLEMFGRSLLLTFVKPYYRRDILDQMYHVGVRSLSIVVLTSTFTGLVLALQFGHEMAIYGAKMYTGSVLIVALVRELGPVLVSLVAAGRVGAGITAELGSMAVTEQIDAMRALGTDPYKKLASTRFVALTIMLPILVAIGDTCGMIGGWIVSVTALDISSDFYWSIAIQYLQFSDISAGLIKPVVFGMTIATVACYLGFTATGGTRGVGEATTRSVVLSSILIFMLDFLITKLTIGSM